The Lolium perenne isolate Kyuss_39 chromosome 6, Kyuss_2.0, whole genome shotgun sequence genome segment gacttacggctacgagggccagctccaaccagggcctttgtgcgacgatcctgaaccgcacaagactcagcgtcaagaatgacacgacaaccagaatcggtgagctggctagcagagaaaaggtttatctgaaggcgaggaacatgagaaacatcagggacagagaaagagggagtagaaatggtgcctctactagaaacaggaatagaggtaccatcagccgtgacaacacggacaggagaaataagagaccgaagagcagacagaatagaagactcagaggtcatatgaaaagaagctccagaatccagataccacggggacgtacctgactgtgtagaaagtggtggtcgcgcagtgccagaagagccagCCACAGAACCAGCAGCGCCCGGCGAGGAAGAGTGCAGCAGTAGCGAAGCAGACCACAAAGACCCACGAGAATGTCCCGATCGAGAGAGTGCAAGCTGCGAGAAGATCTGAAGAGCCAGCCTGCTGACGATCCTGaaactgctgacgtaaactgggatcccgcgtccagcaggtggaggaagtgtggccaaccttgccacagtaggtgcaatgaggacgagggcggagacgcggaccgcgaggctgctgacgtaaactggaatcccaagcatcaagcaggcggtgaagctgcgctatctcatgcgcagagaggggcgcgactggagaggtcgacgtacaatcaggtgccaacgaggagctatcacccacacgcacagaggccaccaaagggggcgacgaagagcaacacgccgatgaaCAAAGAGTCGACAAAGCGCGATCATAACCACGTGAAGgggccgcgaaagtcgatgtagagcggcaggccgacatagacgaagtcggcgaagcgcaagcatagccgcgtgaagaggccgcgaaagtcgatgtagagcggtagGCCGACATAgaggaagtcggcgaagcgcgggcagagccgcgtgaagaggccgcgaaagtcgatgtagagcggcaggccgacatagaggaagtcggcgaagtgcgggcagagccgcgtgaagaggccgcaaaagtcgatgtagagcggcaggccgagggagacaaaatcggcgaagcacggccagagccgcgggaagaggccgcgaaagtcggtatagagcggcgagccgacgtagacggagtcggtgaagcgcgggcagagccgcgtgaagaggccgcaaacagTGATGAAGAATAGCTAGCAGTCATGCACGGAGGCAGCGGACAAATACCAAGTACCGAAGGTGGGCCCAAAGAAGAGGCGGGATCAGCGGAAGACAtagctcttttttttctttttttttctctttttttttttttttttttttgcttcaaacGGAAGTCAACTGCAGGAGAGCCACAATCTAAGCAGGGAGATCGGAGGCAGCAGGGATCGGAAGGCGGCCGAGCGCAATCAGCAGAGCAGGGAATCAATTGCCACAATCTAACAACCACAAGAGAAGCCAAAAGGTATCAATTGCCAGGCTAACCAGGCCAGCGCCATCAGCGAGGAGGGAATCAGGCGGAGCAGGCGCCCGGAGCAGACTGGTGGGCTGGGCGCAGAGCAGGCCAGAAGATCGGATCAGGCGGAGAAGGCGCCGCGTGCGATCCGGACGAGGGCGGTGGACGGAGATCGATCTCCGATCAGAGAAGAGAAGTGGACGGGCGATGGAGAGAACGGCCGGGAAATTTAGAGAATCGATttctgctctgataccatgttagacaatatgcgtgttgtattatcagggggctaaaggccacaatatatagtacatgtacaggtgcaaatatgcaggaagccccctaacatatggggaaactataaTATACAGAGATATACTCTAACAGTTTTTACTTTAAGATTTTTAGACTCTGAACAACTGTGTGCATTCTAGTTATACATAGACCGAGTGTAATTGTTTGATTAAGTAATTAAGCGCCACTGTTGAAAAATGTTAATCGCCAGTTTGGCACTTTCAGGCTGCCCACAATCCAATATTCTCGTACCTCGGGCCTCAGCGATGACAGTAGCTACTGGACGAACTCAAGGCATCCGTAGAACTACGTGTAACTTCACAACCTTGCTCTGACACCTCTTGTTTTCTTTGCATCTCGGCCCTAAGCTATAGTAGTTCTAGTTCCCTTCGCTGGGCTAACAGGGCAGAATTTTGGGTGCATCGTCAGACTGGAGAGATCACCGCCTTATTTTGCGGAGCTCCTCCCCGTTTACACAAGGAAAGGAGGCAAATTTTGTCTCAAACTATTATTTAAGAAAAGGTTTAGCAAAATGCGGAAAAGAAAACATACAATCCTGACTTTCGTTTTAAGAATAACAATTTTCATTACTCCGCATACGCACATCCTAAATGCttgctcagcctactgaccaGAGTTTCAGACAGAACAACAACGAACATAAAAGGCCAAGTCAAGAAGGAAAAACAAGTCGGGATATTTGAGAACACGAGTCTGATCAGGATATCGATACATCAACATAAATTCACTCCATAATACCTTTCAGATCGTAACAGAACGAGATAGTATCACACTTTAAGTCACATATATACAGCAAAATCACCCTGCTGCATCATAATAAGAGAATTCAATCGGCAAAAAGAAAGACTAGGCGGAGATCGAGTAGATACACACACACAAGTTACTCTCGATCGATCGCTAGTTGTAGTAGAGCTCGAGGCCCATGCCGTCGTGGATCTCGTAGTCGGCGAGGGTGATGTGGTCCTTGTAGACGTTGTACCACTTCTGGATGCGGATCTTGTCGGCGCGCGTCCCCGTCTGCGCTGCCACCAGCTTCTTGAGGTCGCCGATCGTGTCGTCCTCGTTGCACTTGACGCGCACCTTCTTCCCCAGCCGGTCGTTCAGCACCACCTCGATCATCTTCGCCGACGGCTAATTCCAACCTCCGACAAACGCAACAAGCAGC includes the following:
- the LOC127307023 gene encoding ubiquitin-like protein 5 produces the protein MIEVVLNDRLGKKVRVKCNEDDTIGDLKKLVAAQTGTRADKIRIQKWYNVYKDHITLADYEIHDGMGLELYYN